Proteins found in one Plasmodium sp. gorilla clade G2 genome assembly, chromosome: 14 genomic segment:
- a CDS encoding calponin homology domain-containing protein, putative — translation MMTDETKIGKEELRVWIEDTLKRKDFSFSCLKDGDIYLELFEYIWPQVMKKYKGSIIMYPSSDNERKENWKMIKNVLKSVHLEEDFIKYNDIIENNFKGCYESLIILYFLYSLVRYHECDFILAHPIDQKLTDFMSSEKPLTCLIRTGSVHLPNNVFEKVRSMPEYEDIHIIDDENEKNDDRYDVMYDQCNTIFNTSDKKLNTQNNFSFKKDNSTEHLNLMYPINSHMEENTFDKYIKNYETHTNVHNKEEEQNMIGYNNSNSNTNLKQEFKEYNNKMFLEMNNENNEQLDDRVNRNYTNKEEKYQTYDKRYDKRYDKKYDKRYDKNDNFIGYKKGQDDDTISYNKHFSDNILSDVTLNRFTSNISCYDDNMDIKTKNSNEFHINGIKRKSVSHNISNVSTSPCSDFFKYFRFEEGIFHDNKRDDNVFMINNNEDILEHDSGLHKNEKYNIHTNKHNNNKNNNNNNNNNNSNKSNTCFATSPVNFFKPFNKDKVDVSSQTDYNHEDIFLNNIIHHENMKNLEVIWNNDEQKLKGESFLLFLKNQIKMYKKELIIKNDEIKSMKNIHKKNIDDIISSHILEISKLKEKHQADIFFLKNQHLENIVSVRKNFESKLNHIEEDLLLDLDILYKENNGNTLNEQINEIIISEHNEREKYGLDKHIDNFLNDNKMNKWDMTNNMDNSTDHINNNNNNNDNSNDHYNNNTLKYSDRTNNIRDDNNIEIKHNNNLMIYEKDTINEHISINDILYNNNSNKIIRNNKDIFLKNGEHNLKNNVMIPHELDNPLKKLKFMLNQKNKEHEENNKYIKEEMTHLKQIYNQVFLEKNKEYNEIYVNNKIFYDILEYIKKDNNCVGDDIFNKNNEHYSIEKIKKNIYDIIIKNNKESKIYLKEKKKEEKDIVKELDENWLINLLIYMNSLLQLERIRLEDMKIKEERDICIYNYMKNKNMKKKDNYLFLLNNDMNKKELINDTNDISSNELHRLENEMDTNEKIKMLKERNRKLLSLNEFYKKKLEHIQIWKTKLEIMKTNKYNQFVVNENKENIFLKKYKCDDDKGVTTNDMEYTHNNNNNNNNIYNNNIYNYSNNLKGFTSMWLPLIYLKPVEEENKRDAELMYLLKMLDRYDNENKKNGIWSSNNEENDNNMVDEKIMNDIYHNNNNINSNSIFNFAYNFDDEYISCLKTDNRKCTDKDYNDRENEFVYAPYNLLNVLKKKLTYIFWQLLGDIYKYRNVIIETCNYIYNIHNLFNEHINKYEKDEKKKEESYNKCMKDKEDDYLNEKYNLRELIGITKLKLEICTNEYIELKENYEKEKKRLIILTNRCYENESMKYKSTIQQFKNVDKQLKIYKAREKKWINLIELLILELKNSSKQNQEDIKNVWLEIISTKKEAINNDNTICMENNNSDDYLIIDKGDQEKCNHLINEKNVVIDSINKDIDENNLGFEYNHDKHNMDINNNNNNNIIKNLDDLIRKNKTEQEDNRKKKLPMKKEENDKINIYKKDFHGFLDDIIKSEVFQFYSFEESNNFISNKINAHINNNTSFNINTNEYYGNSNEMYIFKENMEDYNIYYNKKINHVYNNYIVNNYNNDDIKDGPNNNDNNNNNNDTHIHTHNTNKHSLNKIKDKFYEGKDFFNLLSAMAKESCLIFQILLKIKEDDIKEKTEKITSLEKKLYLLKQYNINEKNKNKLLLEKQEILIHKIKTLNIDIHKLQTYISSINKEKIYLKTHNLTKEQELNLIITYYKNIIISIKKHLNKYSTVLYLLDNIPQHDKDIILNLTNITHEKYNNFKFSFDKQQKDQLTKKKKNEFNDETSDYSLQQANLQLLKDKALNENIITVDDNNEHLSDISLEDIIKNTQYN, via the coding sequence ATGATGACGGATGAAACTAAAATTGGGAAGGAAGAATTAAGGGTGTGGATAGAGGATACattgaaaagaaaagattTTTCGTTTAGTTGTTTGAAAGACggtgatatatatttagaactatttgaatatatatggCCACAagtgatgaaaaaatataaaggaaGTATTATAATGTATCCATCAAGTGATaatgaaagaaaagaaaattggaaaatgataaaaaatgtattaaaaagtGTACATCTTGAAGAAGATTTTATAAagtataatgatattattgaAAACAATTTTAAAGGATGTTATGAatcattaattattttatattttttatattctttagtTAGATATCATGAATGTGATTTTATATTAGCACATCCGATTGATCAAAAGTTAACTGATTTTATGTCAAGTGAAAAACCCTTAACATGTTTGATTAGAACAGGTAGTGTTCATCTCCCAAATAATGTATTTGAAAAAGTTAGGAGCATGCCTGAATATgaagatatacatataatagatgatgaaaatgaaaaaaatgatgatagaTATGATGTAATGTATGATCAATGCAATACTATATTCAATACATCTGATAAAAAACTGAACacacaaaataatttttcttttaaaaaggaTAATTCAACGGAGCACTTAAATTTAATGTATCCTATAAATTCTCATATGGAAGAAAATActtttgataaatatataaaaaattatgaaaccCATACAAATGTTCATAACAAAGAAGAAGAACAAAATATGATAGgttataataattcaaatagtAACACAAATTTGAAGCAAGAGTTTAAAGAATACAACAACAAAATGTTTTTAGAAatgaataatgaaaataatgagcAATTAGATGATAGAGTAAATAGAAATTATactaataaagaagaaaaatatcaaaCATATGATAAAAGATATGATAAaagatatgataaaaaatatgataaaagatatgataaaaatgataattttataGGATATAAAAAAGGTCAAGATGATGATACCATATCttataataaacattttagtgataatatattgaGTGATGTTACTTTGAATCGTTTTACTTCCAACATTTCTtgttatgatgataatatggaTATTAAAACAAAGAATTCAAATGAATTTCATATAAATGGAATAAAGAGAAAGAGTGTATCACACAATATAAGTAATGTATCCACTTCTCCTTGTAGcgatttttttaaatattttagatTTGAAGAAGGCATATTTCATGACAACAAAAGGGATGATAATGTAtttatgataaataataatgaagatatattAGAGCATGATTCGGGTTTACATaagaatgaaaaatataatatccacacaaataaacataacaacaataaaaacaacaacaacaataataataataataatagtaataaaagtaatacTTGTTTTGCTACCAGTCCTGTTAATTTCTTTAAACCTTTTAATAAAGACAAGGTAGATGTGTCATCACAGACAGATTATAATCATGAggacatttttttaaataatataattcatcATGAGAATATGAAAAATCTAGAAGTTATATGGAATAATGATGAGCAGAAATTGAAGGGGGAAtcatttcttcttttcttaaaaaatcaaataaaaatgtataaaaaagaattaattataaaaaatgatgaaataaaaagtatgaaaaatatacacaagaaaaatatagatgatataatatcatcTCATATATTAGAAATATCAAAACTTAAAGAAAAACATCAAgcagatattttttttctaaaaaatCAGCACTTAGAAAATATAGTAAGTGtaagaaaaaattttgaaTCAAAATTAAATCATATAGAGGAAGATCTTCTTTTAGATCTGGATATTCTTTATAAGGAAAATAATGGTAATACATTAAATGAACAAATTaatgaaataattataagTGAACACAAtgaaagagaaaaatatgGATTAGACAAACACATTGATAATTTCTTGAATGATAATAAGATGAATAAATGGGATATGACTAATAATATGGACAATTCTActgatcatataaataataataataataataatgataatagtaatgatcattataataataatactttaaAATATTCAGATAGAACAAATAACATAAgggatgataataatatagaaataaaacataataataatcttaTGATATATGAAAAGGATACAATAAACGAGCACATATCaattaatgatatattatataataataattcaaataaaataattagaAATAATAAGGATATATTCCTTAAAAATGGAGAACATAATTTGAAAAACAATGTTATGATTCCACATGAGTTAGATAACCCACTTAAGAAACTGAAATTTATGTtgaatcaaaaaaataaagaacatgaagaaaacaataaatatataaaagaagaaatgaCTCATCTTAAGCAAATATATAACCAAGTATTCttagaaaaaaacaaagaatacaatgaaatatatgttaacaataaaatattttatgatatactagaatatattaaaaaggacAACAACTGTGTTGGagatgatatatttaataagaataatgaaCATTATAgtatagaaaaaattaagaaaaacatatatgatattataataaaaaataataaagaaagtaaaatatatttgaaggagaagaaaaaagaagaaaaagatattGTTAAGGAATTAGATGAAAATTGGTTAATTaatttgttaatatatatgaactcTTTATTACAATTAGAACGGATAAGATTAGAAGATATGAAAATTAAAGAAGAAAGAGATATTTGTatctataattatatgaaaaataaaaatatgaaaaaaaaagataattatttatttttattaaataacgacatgaataaaaaagaattaataaatgaTACAAATGATATATCAAGCAATGAATTACATAGGTTAGAAAATGAGATGgatacaaatgaaaaaataaaaatgttgaaAGAAAGAAATAGAAAGTTATTATCTCTAaatgaattttataaaaagaaattagaACATATACAAATATGGAAAACAAAACTGGAGATTatgaaaacaaataaatataaccaATTTGTtgttaatgaaaataaagaaaatatttttttaaaaaaatataaatgtgatGATGATAAGGGAGTTACAACAAATGATATGGAGTatacacataataataataataataataacaatatttataataataatatttataattatagtaataatttGAAGGGATTTACATCCATGTGGTTAccacttatatatttaaaacctGTTGAAGAAGAAAACAAAAGAGATGCCGAGTTAATGTACCTTTTAAAAATGTTAGATAGatatgataatgaaaataagaaaaatggTATATGGTCTTCTAACAATGAAgagaatgataataatatggttgatgaaaaaattatgaatgatatatatcataataataataatatcaatagtaatagtatttttaattttgcttataattttgatgatgaatatatttcatgTCTTAAGACAGATAATAGGAAATGCACTGATAAAGATTATAATGATAGAGAAAATGAATTTGTATACGCTCCATATAATCttttaaatgttttaaaaaaaaaacttacatatatattttggcAGCTTCTaggtgatatatataaataccgTAATGTTATCATAGAAACAtgtaactatatatataatatacataatttattcaatgagcatataaataaatatgaaaaagatgaaaagaaaaaggaagAATCTTATAATAAGTGTATGAAGGATAAAGAAGatgattatttaaatgaaaaatataacttAAGAGAACTTATAGGaataacaaaattaaaattggAAATATGTActaatgaatatattgaattaaaagaaaattatgagaaagaaaaaaaacgtttaattattttaacaaatagatgttatgaaaatgaaagtatgaaatataaaagtacCATACAACAATTTAAAAATGTAGATaaacaattaaaaatatataaagccagagaaaaaaaatggatcAATTTAattgaattattaatattagaaTTAAAGAATTCCTCAAAACAAAATCAagaagatattaaaaatgtgtGGCTAGAAATTATATCTACTAAAAAAGAAGCAatcaataatgataatactaTATGTATGGAAAATAACAATTCTGatgattatttaataattgatAAGGGAGATCAAGAAAAATGTAAccatttaataaatgaaaaaaatgtcGTCATTGatagtataaataaagatatagatgaaaataatttggGATTTGAATATAATCATGATAAACACAATAtggatattaataataataataataataatattataaaaaatctGGATGAtcttataagaaaaaataaaacagagCAAGAagataatagaaaaaaaaaacttccaatgaaaaaagaagaaaatgataaaatcaatatttataaaaaagattttCATGGTTTTTTAGATGACATAATAAAAAGTGAAGTCTTTcaattttattcatttgaagaatcaaataattttataagtaATAAGATAAATgcacatattaataataatacatcttttaatattaatacgaATGAATATTATGGAAACAGTAATGagatgtatatatttaaagaaaatatggaggactacaatatatattataataaaaaaataaatcatgtatataataattatattgtaaataattataataatgatgatataaaagatggtcctaacaataatgataataataataataataatgatacacatatacatacacATAATACAAACAAACActcattaaataaaataaaagataaatttTATGAAGGAAAAGATTTTTTCAACTTACTAAGTGCCATGGCAAAAGAATCATGTcttatatttcaaatattattaaaaataaaagaagatgatataaaagaaaaaacagaaaaaataacatcattagaaaaaaaattatatttattaaaacaatataatataaatgaaaaaaataaaaataaattgttATTAGAGAAACAggaaatattaatacataaaataaagacattaaatattgatatacataaattacaaacatatatatcatctataaataaagaaaaaatatatttaaaaactcATAACCTAACAAAAGAACAAGAACTCAATTTAATTAtcacatattataaaaatattattatatctattaaaaaacatttaaataaatattcaacTGTTCTATATCTATTAGATAATATACCTCAACATGATAAAGATATTATACTTAATTTAACAAATATTACtcatgaaaaatataataattttaaattctCATTTGATAAACAACAAAAGGAtcaattaacaaaaaaaaaaaaaaatgaattcaACGATGAAACATCTGACTATTCTCTTCAACAAGCAAATTTACAACTATTAAAGGATAAAGCAttgaatgaaaatattatcacagttgatgataataatgagcACTTGTCAGATATATCTCTGGaggatataattaaaaacacacaatataattaa
- a CDS encoding multidrug resistance protein 2 (heavy metal transport family), whose amino-acid sequence MDVSNYEYLRSYGIKNELKRKKTQKKIIIYHILDIIIFFLLLFSCYNFNFQLCYRYEKSIFYNFFKSSIDLFLLNVIRIVYSIILFRLHRRITQLNALGKVYVISRHITGILAILNVIKMINYSYIVKSENPLYNTDMYLITLKVLFMVYSIFSSIYYYFTQFKLYNIKKKYIIARVELEKILINDIKSKKYNIYKSDENSGILGTDNNSTIMNNEYLNLDYKNLLDMNISYNKLNEKINNDIINNTSDDQEKNMDYHNINNFQIKKKSSNFPYLNFFHKQSKDNKNDVIKETFLNKTYSSKRSSKVDDSSSNNNNNNNINSKINYLENNITYAEFKKILVPYLWPSKRIDMKGNSSILRTYIVLIFLFILLSKVFSVISPIYLGWASNEVLKKSLSTSIYYLGLYVIFFFISKFLKEVCGVLYSQVQQSAFIELQESIFQTFHNLSYEWYSSKNSGGIMRIVDRGTESANNLMSSVLMYIIPATIEGIITCIIFIFKYKNSLLGSVLFIGLTLYIYSTIKITKWRKKIRTKANEMDNVYHDIAHDSLTNYENVKYFSNEKFEIKKFCNALSNYHRYNLKILNSLGILNTVQQFILNGTLFFTLLCVIYMIVKEGSDPGIFISVVVYTSNVFQPLSILGTLYATIIKSFTDISDLIDILRDKIDISNDQNLKNFELTSQEKKFGVSIEFNNVHFNYPTQPLNTSLKDINIYIKPGTTCALVGHTGSGKTTISKLLYRFYDAKGEIKIGGRHINEYTRNSIRNIIGIVPQDTILFNESIKYNILYGKLDATEEELIQAVKSAQLYDFIQSLPKKWDTLVGDKGVKLSGGERQRISIARCLLKDPKIVIFDEATSSLDSRTEFLFQKAVEDLRKNRTIIIIAHKLCTITTAELIVLLNKGKIIERGTHLDLLKCNGEYTEMWNMQSKSNEPYTETSSSTDKDHDNKKNNDIILNTSKKINTTNFKSDSEQNSQQIIDASNHFDQSKTNHNNNNINLDKKKEESQFIITKDNTHMEDHNNINEKK is encoded by the coding sequence atggatgtATCAAATTACGAGTACTTAAGATCCTATGGCATTAAGAATGAActgaagagaaaaaaaacgCAGAAGAAGATCATAATATATCACATATTAgatatcataatatttttcttattgttATTTAGTTGTTACAATTTTAATTTTCAATTATGTTATAGATACGAAAAAtccatattttataatttttttaaatcatcaattgatttatttttgttgAATGTAATAAGAATAGTATACagcataattttatttagaTTACATAGAAGGATAACACAATTAAATGCATTAGGAAAGGTGTATGTAATATCTAGACACATAACAGGTATCTTAGCAATATTGAATGTaattaaaatgataaattataGTTATATAGTAAAATCAGAGAATCCTCTTTATAATACAGATATGTATTTAATAACATTAAAAGTTTTATTCATGGTATATAGTATTTTTTcatcaatatattattattttacacaatttaaattatataacataaagaagaaatatataatagcaCGAGTtgaattagaaaaaatattaataaatgatataaaatcaaagaaatataacatatacaaATCTGATGAAAACAGTGGTATATTAGGAACAGATAATAATAGTACTATAATgaataatgaatatttaaatcttgattataaaaatttattagatatgaatatatcttataacaaattaaatgaaaaaatcaataatgatattataaataatacttCTGATGATCAGGAGAAAAATATggattatcataatattaataattttcagataaagaaaaaatcctctaattttccttatttaaatttttttcataaacaaagtaaagataataaaaatgatgtaataaaagaaacatttttaaataaaacatatagtAGTAAACGTAGTAGTAAAGTGGATGatagtagtagtaataataataataataataatataaattccaaaattaattatttagaaaataatataacatatgcagaatttaaaaaaatacttGTTCCATATTTATGGCCAAGTAAAAGAATAGATATGAAAGGCAATAGTTCTATATTACGTACatatattgttttaatatttttatttatattattatcaaaagtATTTAGTGTAATTTCTCCTATATATTTAGGTTGGGCATCAAATgaagtattaaaaaaaagtttatcaacttcaatatattatttaggtttatatgtaatatttttttttatatcaaaatttttaaaagaagtATGTGGTGTTTTATATTCACAAGTACAACAATCAGCTTTTATAGAATTACAAGAATCAATATTTCAAACATTTCATAATTTATCATATGAATGGTATTCAAGTAAAAATTCAGGTGGTATTATGAGAATAGTTGATAGGGGTACTGAGAGTGCAAATAATTTGATGAGCTCTGTattaatgtatattattCCAGCAACAATAGAAGGAATAATAACatgtatcatatttatttttaaatataagaatagTTTATTAGGTagtgtattatttataggtttaactttatatatttattcaactataaaaataacaaaatggagaaaaaaaataagaacaaAAGCAAATGAGATGGATAATGTATATCATGATATAGCACATGATTCATTAacaaattatgaaaatgtaaaatattttagtaatgaaaaatttgaaattaaaaaattttgtaaTGCTTTATCAAATTATCATagatataatttaaaaatattaaatagtTTAGGTATTTTAAATACTGTTCAACAATTTATATTGAATGGTACCTTATTCTTTACTTTATtatgtgtaatatatatgattgtTAAAGAAGGATCAGATCCTGGTATATTCATAAGTGTTGTTGTATATACATCTAATGTATTTCAACCTTTAAGTATATTAGGAACATTATATGCTACTATTATTAAATCATTTACTGATATAAGTGATTTAATAGATATTCTAAGAGATAAAATTGATATATCAAATGATcaaaatttgaaaaattttgaattaacatcacaagaaaaaaaatttggtGTTAGTATTGAATTTAATAATGTACATTTTAATTATCCAACACAACCATTAAATACATCATTAaaagatattaatatttatataaaaccaGGTACTACATGTGCTCTTGTTGGTCATACAGGATCAGGAAAAACAACCATTTCCAAATTATTATATCGATTCTATGATGCTAAaggagaaataaaaataggaGGACgtcatataaatgaatatactAGAAACTCtattagaaatattatagGTATAGTACCACAAGATAccattttatttaatgaatctatcaaatataatattttatatggaaAACTAGATGCTACTGAAGAAGAATTAATACAAGCTGTCAAATCTGCTCaattatatgattttataCAATCACTTCCAAAAAAATGGGATACCTTAGTTGGTGATAAAGGAGTCAAATTGTCAGGAGGAGAACGACAAAGAATATCTATAGCTAGATGTTTATTAAAAGATCCTAAAATTGTTATATTCGATGAAGCTACCAGTTCTTTAGATTCAAGAACAGAATTTCTTTTTCAAAAAGCTGTAGAAGATCtaagaaaaaatagaaccattattattatagcaCATAAATTATGTACTATCACAACTGCTGAATTAATCGTTCTATTGAACAAAGGAAAAATTATAGAAAGAGGAACACATCtagatttattaaaatgtaatGGAGAATACACAGAAATGTGGAATATGCAATCAAAATCAAATGAACCATATACTGAAACAAGTTCTTCAACTGATAAAGACCacgataataaaaaaaataatgatattatactTAATACatctaaaaaaattaacaccACAAATTTTAAGTCTGACAGTGAACAAAATAGTCAACAAATTATTGACGCAAGTAATCATTTTGATCAATCAAAAACTAatcataacaataataatattaatttagacaaaaaaaaagaagaatcacaatttattattacaaaggATAACACACATATGGaagatcataataatattaatgaaaaaaaatag